TACTGCGCCACTCTTGATCAAAAGCACGTCATCGCTACCCACTCACACCTCACAACTACCTCTCACTAAGGAACACCATGAAAGAATTTCTCCAAGCTCGTTACCACCTGCTCTCTCCGAAGTCGCTTTTGCTCCTTTTGATCGCCATCGCGTTTGGATATGGCGTTGTCTATCAAATCTATCCAGCTGAGTGGCGTTTTGACGTGCCAGTACCGATGATCAAATGCCTCAAGTTCACGGCCTTTATCTTGGCCTCCTACCCACTCTGGAACGCCATCGGCCGTGACGAACACCGTGTCCGCATGCTGGAACAGTCTGTAAACCCGTGCCTAACCACTGATGAACACCAGTACGCACTGCAACAACTTATCCGACTGGATTCGGATGAACGGATTGGCATTCGCTTGGGGGCGGTCGCCTTTATCGTGCTGGCCCTTCTGGCATGCTTTGGCGAGGTCTGATCTAGGACAAGTTGCTTACGTACAGACAACAACCCCTACACAGGCCCTGATGCTGCCGATTGGGAAAAAGGCCGGAGCCAGGGCTTAGCCGACATTTCCGCGCGATGGGCTCGATGAGCGCACGAAAGTCGTGGCCATCGGCTACGGCAGCGAAGTCTAGGAAAAGACCATGCCATTCCCAAAGATCCACCAGCACAATTCACACGTCACGGCCGATCCGATCATGTCGGACTATGTTCGCGAGCAGTAGCAACGGCTTCATATCGAATGGCTTACTCATGTTCGACCACCAATGTAAGTCGATAACAGGTCGATACGGCCGAGTCCCAACTCGTAGCTGATTTGCACTCAGGCATCCTGATCTCGGCGTCGGTCGAGTTGGTAGCAACGGCCACCGTTGATGGGCGCAAGATGATGAGTGCTCTGTTCATAGCGTTCGCACGCATAGGCAACCCGAAGCTCGTGGAAGCCTTTGAGGTTGTGCGAATGGAGGATCTCTCGTGCGGGGCGGACGATTTGCCGTTGTAAATCGACATAGCTTTCGTTCGGTGCAAGCAGATTGCGGCTACCGTTGGGTGAAACCTGTGCGGCAAATTTCAGCGCGTCACGTATAGAATCATTTACCGTAATCCAACGAAGCGCCGACGCACGTGAGCGGCCACCTTGGATGCCATCTCGGATGTTGATTTTGCCGTAGTGTTCGGTCTCATGTTTTAGGCGCGGTAGGTCGGCCAAAATGGCCTCGCGCAAGCGCATGCCGATGGCTCGCGCCAACTGAACGATGGCCGCCGCGCGCGGCATTTGGTGTTCGCAGAGCACGTCGACGATCCGCTTCACCTGCTCATGGTCTTGGCCTTGCGGCGTCGAGCGACGAACACTGGTACGCCGTATTCCCAAGGCCTTACTCGGGCTTGGCACCGCCACAGACTGATCGCCGCGAAGAGCCGCCATAGTCCGGTTCACGCTGGACAACCGGTTTTGCGCGGTGGCGATGCCGATGGCGCCTTGTTCAACTTGTTGGCGCAGATGCCCTGCGTAGTCCAGCAAGGTCTGCCGATCTATCTGTCGCGCTTCGTTAAACCCCGGCCCATCCTCCGAACGACACCAGCGGACAAACGCCCGCCAGCGATCACTGTGCGCCTTGACCGTGGCGTAATGCCCGCCGCCAAAAAGATCGAGCAAGGCTTGCGGTCCGGCATAACTCAGTTGTCGGCCATAGCCAAAATTGCGTCCATCTCGTCTACCAACCAATGCCATGATCAAACTCCTCTCGAAGCCAAACACCTGTGAGGGTTGTCCACTAACGCGGGACTGGCGGCTCCTTACGACCGGGAGCTTGGGCCTCTCATGAGCTGGCCTCTTGAACACTTCCGCAGATAAGCATTCGTGTCGCACTCAGAGATATTTTTTGAATGTCGCCGTCGTGATGGCCATGGCGACCCCGAGCATCACGGCGCAAGGCAGAAGTACCGCCATTGGGTTGAGCGAAAAGGGTAGGGACAGGTAAAGGATCCAGGGCACGATCAGCAGTGGGATGACCGCTCGCTTGGCCCGATGATAGACAAAGCTGCTTTCGCGCCCAGCGCCGAATTTACGCAGGTCGCGGCGCATCAAACCATCGATAATGCCGGTGAACATGGCCAGCAGAAGCAAGGGGGTCGCCAAGACCAGAATGGTCAGGCGCACCACGAAAGTGAAAGTGACATACACCGCCGCCAGTACAAAATCCTCGATGCTCACATACAGCTGATTGAGCCCGCTCCAGAAACCGTTGTCCTGGCTCGACGCCCGCGCCTGCTGGGCGAAATCCGTAAAACCGGTCTTGACCAGTAACCACTGCTGGAGGAAATCCAGCCACTGGACAATCGTCTGTCCAGGCTGTTGGATAATCAGTGAGGATGTGAAGTGCTCACTGAGCCAGCCCAGTTCGCTGCTCAGCATCGCCTGACTGTGTCGCCAGCCTTGATTACCCCAGAACAGCAGCAGACCGGCCCACTCGATGAGTATCGAGAACAGCAACGAGGCGATCAGCAAACCGATAATGCGTAAGACCAAGCCAATAACCGAGACGATCAATCCCGGGCGCTGGATCGGTTGTGGCGGCGTGTTCTGTACGGAAGTCGCCATCCTTTACTCCATTGCGCACCGTTAAGTTGATGCTGCCACGGCGCCTGCCGAATACGTGTTTGCTGAATCAAAACCTGTAACGGGGCGGGCTACCGCACCTGATCCAGATCGAAGTTGGTTGTTGGGCCGCCACCGCTCGCGCTCCACCATTGGCCCGCCTGTTCGTTATAGGTGGCCCGCATCCGCTGGGTAAGCTCCTGAAGGTCCTTAGGCATGGCATCATCGTTGGAGGGCTTAGGCAAAGGCATGCGGACTTTCCAGAGCAGCCCACCGGCCTGGAAGGAGAACATTTGCCCCTTGGGCAAGCTGACGATGTGAGCGGGCTCGATCAACGGCACGCTAGTGCTGCTGACGCGATCCTGCGAAGACGAAGTGAAGTCTGTGTTGGCGTCGGGATCGGAGGTGTCGGTGGCACCGGACACCAGCGTTTTCGTAAGTACATTCACCATAGGCAACTGCTTGGTGAGTAACTCCGCGGTAGCGGTTTCACGCACGCGTAGTATCTGCACGGTATTGAAATTGCCGATCACCTGGCCGGCCTTGGCGCGGTTGCCGATACGTGCTTCGATATCGCTGAGGGTCTGGGTGTAGGCGGTTACCTGGATGCCAGCGCCACCGCCCTTGTTGATCAGTGGTATGAACTCCTCGCCCATCAACTCGTTGAACTCATCGGCGTGTAGGTTGATCGGTAGCTTGTCATTACTGCTGCTCGATTGCGGCAGGCCATGGTCAATTCCATGTTTGTAGATATGTCCCGCGACCGACACCAAGTCGGCAAACATGGAATTGCCCACCGCGGCGGCCACCTCGGCGTCGGTCAGTGCATCAAGGCCGACATAGACGATGCCGCGTTTTCGGATGATCTGCATCCAGTCGAAGATTGGCCGTGGATCGTCCAGATCGGTGTAGTTGGGGGCCAGTAACTGGGCGGTCTTGCCGGTGGTAAGTTTCTCCAGCAGCGGTAGTAGCGAGGCAACGATTTTGTCGAAGTAAGTACGGTCGTATCGTACCGCCGAACGCAGTCCGTCCATTACCGGATCAAATACCCGCTTCACCGCCAGATACTGCTCGATGGCCACCACACGCTTCTCGCGTCCTATCATATGCCGGGGAATATTCTTTTCGGTCAGCTTGCCTTCAAGCTGGACAATCACTTCCCACGCTTTTGGGTCGGTCTTGGCGAAAAACTGCTGGGCGTATTCTATGAACAGCGCGTCGATGTTGACCACATGTCGCTGGATTTGCAGGTAGTCCGGACGTCGGCCCAACTCGATCAGGGCGCGGGCGATGATGTTGACGAAACGCCAGGCGAACTCGCGAAACGCCGCCGAGTTACCTTCACCACTGAGCTGCCCGGCGATACGCGATGCCACTTCCGAAATGCGTCCGAAACGTCCCACGGCGTTGTAGCGGGCGGAGATCTCCGGCCAACCCAGATGGAACACATAAAACTCTTTCTCCCGACCGGCGCGTTTGGCTTCGACGTACATGCGCTTGAGCAGGTCGGCATCGCCCTTCGGATCGAAGACAATGACCACCTCATGTTCGACGCGATGGATGTCCTGGGTGATGTACACCTCGGCGAGCCGCGTCTTGCCGACACGGGTCGTGCCCAGCACGAGGGTATGTCCGACTCGTTCACCCAGCGGCAGACTGACTTCCGTTTCGTCCGGCTCAACCCCATGCAACAACGGTGAGCCACCGACTGGAGGTAAAGGGCGCAACGGATTAAAGGCGCTGTCCCAGGCCGTGACCCGGGCCAGTGTCGAGAGCGGAAACGGTGCATGTTCCAGGCGACGTTCGAGTCCACGTGCCAGGCGGTAACGGGTCGGTTGGTCGACGTAGTGAGCGACGGCCGGATCCTGGGCCTCGACCAAGCGCTGGGTGTGCAGGCGGGTCCAGCGAAAGCCTCGGCCCATGAACAGACGTTTGCGGCTCACCGGAATCTGCCGGCTGGTCAGCTCGTAGCGAGGCAGCCGGCGGATATTGCGCCGATAGCGCAACACCTCCCAGGCTTGTCGGAGGCGGATCAAACCGAACAGGGCATAGGCCAGGGCCGCAATCAGACCGATCTCGGGCGATAGCGCCACGGCCCAGGGCGAATACACGCATAACACCGCCGCGGCGACGCAGATCGCCACGGTATACAGCTCGACTGCGGGCCGGAGTTTGGACTCCATCGCATGCTCGGCCATGACCCAGACTCACTGTTCCAGTGAGGTGGCTGTGATTAAGACAGGGTAGTGCTCAATTTTCAGGCGAGAGGCGATGTCGTTGCCGTTGACCGGCAGGATGGTGATGCCCGGCGCGGCTGCTCGAATCCGGGCCAGGGCTTGAGTATCGGTCACTACGACGGCGAGGCCGGCCGCCCCCATTTCTTGCAGTTCAGTCGCACGCTGATGCAGCCAAGCCAACGATTGGGGATCCTCCCCGACAAGGAAAAATGGCTGCAAGCCCGGCATGTCCAGGGTGCGAGTTGTGATTTGGCCTGGGCTCAAGTGAGAGCTGCGCACGGGCAGTATCCAGGTTTCATCGGCAAATGCAGATAGGTCTGCATGTATGGCCCGAGCAGGCTGGGTCTTGTTGTTTATTGGCGGCCTGGAAGCTTCAAACTGGGGGCGGGTGAAACCGCCAGGCTGAACTTCTGCAAACGACAGTCCCGGCTGGGCGAACGCTGCCAAGAGCATGGCGAAGTTATACGCACTGGGAATTCGTTTCATGGTGGTGTGCCCTCTTTAGAGGAAACCTGCAATCGTTCGAGTTGTCGGGCAAAGCCGGCGCGGTAACGCGCGGCCAGCGTTCCTCCTGCCGGGCGGTGATATCGGCCAGCAGCTGACACCCAATCACCGGTGACGGCGTGATGCTCTTGCAGCAGCGCGGCAGTTACGGCCAGATTGCGGTAGGGTTCGAGGGCTTCGCAGGGACTGGAAAAATGCTGTCCGTGATAACCCAGGTTGATTTGCCCAAGCCCGGCATCGACCCGCTTGGCGTCATACCGGGCAAGCGCCTGAAGCAAGGCGTGACAGGCGGTCTGACGATTGGCGAAACGGTAAGGGCTACCGGCAATATTCAGCGTCCAGGGCCAGGGCCGCAGCCGACCACGGAGACGGGCACCACTCTCCTGCAGGGCAATCGCGAACAACACCGTGGAAGGGACGTTGGCGTCATGCGCCGCCAGTTGATAAGCCGGAGGCGGAAGTTCGTCTGCCCGGACGGCGTGCACCGTCAGCAGGAGCGCAATAGCAATCAATCGAGACGTTGCCATTGTCCGTTCACCTGCTGAAATGTGACGGGTAACGGTCTCGGGGCTCCCAGGCTGAACCAGTGCCCGCGATCATGGTTCAGGGTGATTTGCCGGTGTTGGACCTTGCTCGCATCAATGCCTGCTTGCCGCGCCCAGCCACGGACATGTTCATCCTCACCTTGGCTGCCCACCAGGTAGATATCGAACGCTGTATCACTGCTTTGCAGACGCTGCGCTTCAGCGGTGCACGCAGGGCAATGGTCTTCGACAAACAGAGCACGGCGCGGCTCTACCGGTGAGCTAGCAGCGGGCGGGGATGCCATACCCTGAATCGGCAACAGTCCAGGAAACAGCTTGGCCCAAGCTGCGGTGTAGGCGTTTTGGTAAGCCAACTCGCGCTCGGCACGTTTGGCTTCCAGCGCTACCTGCAAATC
This region of Pseudomonas asgharzadehiana genomic DNA includes:
- a CDS encoding integrating conjugative element protein, whose product is MKRIPSAYNFAMLLAAFAQPGLSFAEVQPGGFTRPQFEASRPPINNKTQPARAIHADLSAFADETWILPVRSSHLSPGQITTRTLDMPGLQPFFLVGEDPQSLAWLHQRATELQEMGAAGLAVVVTDTQALARIRAAAPGITILPVNGNDIASRLKIEHYPVLITATSLEQ
- a CDS encoding TIGR03747 family integrating conjugative element membrane protein, with the translated sequence MATSVQNTPPQPIQRPGLIVSVIGLVLRIIGLLIASLLFSILIEWAGLLLFWGNQGWRHSQAMLSSELGWLSEHFTSSLIIQQPGQTIVQWLDFLQQWLLVKTGFTDFAQQARASSQDNGFWSGLNQLYVSIEDFVLAAVYVTFTFVVRLTILVLATPLLLLAMFTGIIDGLMRRDLRKFGAGRESSFVYHRAKRAVIPLLIVPWILYLSLPFSLNPMAVLLPCAVMLGVAMAITTATFKKYL
- a CDS encoding lytic transglycosylase is translated as MATSRLIAIALLLTVHAVRADELPPPAYQLAAHDANVPSTVLFAIALQESGARLRGRLRPWPWTLNIAGSPYRFANRQTACHALLQALARYDAKRVDAGLGQINLGYHGQHFSSPCEALEPYRNLAVTAALLQEHHAVTGDWVSAAGRYHRPAGGTLAARYRAGFARQLERLQVSSKEGTPP
- the traD gene encoding type IV conjugative transfer system coupling protein TraD; protein product: MAEHAMESKLRPAVELYTVAICVAAAVLCVYSPWAVALSPEIGLIAALAYALFGLIRLRQAWEVLRYRRNIRRLPRYELTSRQIPVSRKRLFMGRGFRWTRLHTQRLVEAQDPAVAHYVDQPTRYRLARGLERRLEHAPFPLSTLARVTAWDSAFNPLRPLPPVGGSPLLHGVEPDETEVSLPLGERVGHTLVLGTTRVGKTRLAEVYITQDIHRVEHEVVIVFDPKGDADLLKRMYVEAKRAGREKEFYVFHLGWPEISARYNAVGRFGRISEVASRIAGQLSGEGNSAAFREFAWRFVNIIARALIELGRRPDYLQIQRHVVNIDALFIEYAQQFFAKTDPKAWEVIVQLEGKLTEKNIPRHMIGREKRVVAIEQYLAVKRVFDPVMDGLRSAVRYDRTYFDKIVASLLPLLEKLTTGKTAQLLAPNYTDLDDPRPIFDWMQIIRKRGIVYVGLDALTDAEVAAAVGNSMFADLVSVAGHIYKHGIDHGLPQSSSSNDKLPINLHADEFNELMGEEFIPLINKGGGAGIQVTAYTQTLSDIEARIGNRAKAGQVIGNFNTVQILRVRETATAELLTKQLPMVNVLTKTLVSGATDTSDPDANTDFTSSSQDRVSSTSVPLIEPAHIVSLPKGQMFSFQAGGLLWKVRMPLPKPSNDDAMPKDLQELTQRMRATYNEQAGQWWSASGGGPTTNFDLDQVR
- a CDS encoding TIGR03759 family integrating conjugative element protein translates to MNRAPLSPIVCFISLLSTGAALGNPVTTPSRTQDTQSAPLERSHSEQAASWGLTEQEWTRFEQIQAGPRGYWSPNLDPLTALGVEAENDQERQRYADLQVALEAKRAERELAYQNAYTAAWAKLFPGLLPIQGMASPPAASSPVEPRRALFVEDHCPACTAEAQRLQSSDTAFDIYLVGSQGEDEHVRGWARQAGIDASKVQHRQITLNHDRGHWFSLGAPRPLPVTFQQVNGQWQRLD